A single window of Zea mays cultivar B73 chromosome 10, Zm-B73-REFERENCE-NAM-5.0, whole genome shotgun sequence DNA harbors:
- the LOC100280886 gene encoding chaperone protein DnaJ precursor, whose protein sequence is MVTAIAVASAGLGMLAGVAMANRSSPPSAGAALWRPGGGPALRWGGGAPRCEACGGSGKEDCRLCARWSDAGARGKKISRSGCGACAGTRRTPCRCCGGSGTGRRAPVRIATSARTAPTGR, encoded by the coding sequence ATGGTGACGGCGATCGCGGTGGCGTCGGCGGGGCTCGGGATGCTGGCGGGCGTCGCGATGGCCAACAGGTCTTCGCCGCCGTCCGCGGGCGCCGCGCTGTGGAGGCCCGGCGGGGGCCCCGCGCTGCGCTGGGGCGGAGGCGCCCCGCGCTGCGAGGCGTGCGGGGGGTCGGGCAAGGAGGACTGccgcctctgcgcgcgctggtccGACGCCGGCGCCCGCGGGAAGAAGATTAGCCGCTCCGGGTGCGGCGCGTGCGCCGGCACGCGCCGGACGCCGTGCCGGTGCTGCGGCGGGTCCGGCACCGGCCGGCGCGCGCCCGTGCGGATCGCCACGTCCGCGCGCACCGCACCGACTGGCAGGTGA